CTGTCGGAACTTTTTCGttcatttatattaaatacaCTTTCATTTTTGCTTCACATTCACGCATACTTTTAAGTTCAAATTCATGTATACcatattatttcattttattggtatattactatttacttttataatcttctatttaatttaattcaaatataaaaattattaaaatataaaaatatcatgcTAAGAGAAATTAGGCTTAATctgaataataaatgattttttaattacttTGTgtaaaaaatgataatgaaatatataaaaatccATCcatacttttaaaatttaaataaaattctaataatttcatttcaaGAGGAATTTCTATACCATTTGATATTACCTTAGCTATATTATACGTCCctgaatcattatttacatttagaaaataattaggAAATTCTCTTTTCATTAGATCAAAGACTGTTTGAAAGTTTctatttgtattatcaattataaCCACCGGATTTGAAATACAAATAGTCGGTAATATTTGGTAAATGACAATAGGTAATCTATGTGGTCTTTTCGGTATAATTTTGTTCGATAAATCCATGAACTTTACAGGGTCTCTTTCCAAGATACTTTGccaaaataattcaatatcattattcGAAAACGACatgatttttttggaatttcCATTTAGTATGAAACAAGCCTGTTTCCATTGATGaatccaatattttttaatagcTTGATTTGACTCATGAGATTGGAACGGTATAATACCATTCTGGTTACAGTCTGTAATTGAGCAAAAGCCTAATTGTAGtttccaataataaatcatgtCTTCCGacttaaaatattttgcatCTCTTTGAGCAGGATCTAAGCCTGTCAATGTATCGAACAATATACCGATCGGGTAATTCCAATAAACAGGTACATTTTCGAATTCGAACCATGGGATATACgtatttgaatcaaattgtaattttaaaaattttccagtttgctttaaaattaatggtATACATAATATCAGATAACTATTTCTTGGTAGCCTTAAGTTGACGATTGTTTCTTGCCAAGGTACTCCTGGTAGTAGTAATTCAGAGtcaattataatttgaacATTGACTGAACCTTGCCATagtaaattttgaattacaTTCATATTAGAGCCATATGGATTGgctctttttattattttttactttgGGAAACTTTTATGATTAGCccaatttaaattcttaaacACTTTTGACTTCGGACTATATAATCTTCCcagaaaattgaaaaaatggCATAAGCGGCTAGAAAACAtgatagaaaaaaaagaataaaaaaaatcaatcaaACAACAAAGCACTATTAACAAAGTAAGAtagtatttgaataaatatattattttaatattttattattctatGTGATAAACAGTTGCTATTTaaacttaatataataataacatatATTAGCACATCATTAAGTCTCATAAAGAGTGCTAAGGTTTAATCTGTACAATTTCTAGTAGTGGAATAAATTAGTTCCATAAAGCAACAGTTAATAGACACATCATAAAATCCCAGATAGTAAAACTAGAAACTCCTATGAATAGAGAGTACTGgaattttacaaaaaatgGATTAAGAATGAGACGCATTACTGTATAACCTATAACTGTAtagtatataattaaatgtTTACCGGACATGTTGCATATTGTTCAGTATATTATGTGCTGAATTGTGTAGTATATAATACAGAgtgtatattttaatgCATTGAGTGCATTTATTATAGTTCGATACTGGGCTTGTCTGTCAAGTCTTTGCCATACCACATTGCCCACCGCTTATAGTACTTCTTGTTAAGTTCGGTACCCTTGAGTTCAAAAGCCTGCATTGCACGAATTGCACTTGCCACATTAGCAAAATGCACAGCAAAACAGAGTTTACGTGATACAATTGGTGTTACATCGAGGATTGTTCCGTACTTCTTGAAATCATTCTTCAATCCACACACACTTTCACAACAGTTATTATGACCTTCAGTACTACCACTACGATTACTGTGTGTAGAATGCATCAATTTATCTTCTCCACAGGGTAAACATTCGTTGATCCCAAAACGCTTAAAAAGTAGACATCTTGATACTTCTGGTTCAGTtacttcatttttatttttctgtGCAATTGAACACTTATCAATATCTACATCAGCTTCTACGTCACTGTCCCCATGTAATTCTGGTCTCAAATGTAAGCCATTTACTCTAAATAAGTTACTGCTACCTAGCCTCATAAACCCTCGAGCATCTTTCTCTTTGAAGTACTTTAAATCAATCCCACTAATTCGCTCTTGCCCTAAGATATAACTGTATTGTGTATGCAATGTAATTCTTCTCAATGGGCCGCCACTCATCTGGCTCAACACACTACCTAAGCCAGTTCCTGGCGGAATTCCAGTGATACTAACAACAACCATCTCTCGGGACTCACCACCAGTTGTTCCATCTTTACTCTTGAAACTATTATCATGTGTATCCACATCGTTCAAACTTTCTTCGGTCATAGGTTCATATTCACTAGCTGTGATTTGACCCATAGGAACACTATAATGCAACAATTCAGGAACTCCCTCCAAATCACTTTGCGACTCTCTCTCACGTTCTTGttcatataatttaaaacaatcaCTTATTTCGCCCCTTACAGTAATTAAATTTGCTTCTGCATTATTCACACTCATCTTCTCTTCATTGATACTACTTGGTTTCTTACacaacaaataattctttgcAAACCGACGAAACCCAAACAATTCATACCCATTCCCCAATGGTCCTTTAGTTCCATTCCCGTTACCTTCTTCATACCTTGTACCAGTGACGTGGTTATTTGGAGGCCCATATATTAGATTACTAAAGGATATTATCCGTGAGGCAGGTTCTGCTTTTTTGGTTCTATCGTCCTTTGTCATACGCAATTTCCTACTACTGTacttttgtatttatataattcagTATCTAGCTACACTTTTGCTCTCcttttttgttattatgGGGtaagatttaaattaacTGTCGTGATTCTCTTGTATagcttattatttaaaaaaaaattatttgtgACGCTGACATCACatacaagaaaaaatcttattttccaaaaaaaaaatatttttgtgtCTCCCGGGGGCGAGTCGAACGCCCGATCTCAAGATTTCGTTTATACAAATTACAGTCTTGCGCCTTAAACCAACTTGGCTACCGAGAGTTCATAAGTTCTGATGTTATTGTAGACGAGATCgactttatactcatctacaaAGTGCTAATTACTATTCCTCAATATTTTCCCCTTTTACTTAATATCTTTCATTGTTGACTTACTGGTGTCaacaatgaaaaattaatatttcgaattgtatatatatcagACTAAGCCTggttatatataatatatgaaTCATATTCCGGCAATTATGACTTACAAATAAGTAAGGACAGTTAATATACAAACCTGAACTGTTGAAAAATGTTATGATGATACAGAGTTgctggaaaataatataattatactGGAATTGTAGAGAGTCTGACAATATTGAAACATACAGAAGGATGGTACAGTTTGATATTGATGCATACAGAACGTAACGATATACTTTGAGCTGATGTATATGAGCAATATGGttataatacaataaaaaatttaaaagaagaaattggCTTTATAGTAGAATGATATACATCACTgtagttttaaaaatgagtttttgaaaatttctttaGATCATGCTGGAATATATGCAAGGTATTTGGTGCCATATATACAAGATGTAGCTGATCTAATTATTATGAGAAAGTGAGTTTTAGATGTGAAGCAGATAttcttattaaattatgtaaccatatattatttttgtaaaCATGCTTCTTAAACACTAAAATTGGTGTTGCCcgaaaataaatatataacaaAAGTAAAAGCTAAGCTATATTGTACTTactacaaaaaaattaaaaaagttatttTTCACAATATGATAGGTATTTTGCTTGTTTTCAGAAGAAGCCTATTTTTCTGAATAAAGCTCAAAATGCtaattagataaaaaaataaataaactgATGAAATCACGGTTACTACAGAGGCCCCATTAAGAGTTGAGTATAATCATAATCCCAGAATtggaaaaagaattttagTTTGGAAATACCTATTGACTTGTTCTGGAAAAtaactttattattcttattttttcttaaaaagacattttttgaagtatttaatttttacatACTTAGTTTAGTTAATAATTAAGGTAAAGAACAATTATGAATagagtttttttttttcactacATAAAGGGTATACtttataaaagaatatagatatttataaagtatgtaaaagaagaaatccAAATTTACATCAAAACATCGTTATTAAATAAGGCCTGACTATCTCAAATTCTAGTAGCTTAGACTTTAAAATAACTTATATGTCGGCTAATAGTTATTTTAACTAACAGGGAGGACTTAACACTTCATTAATAGTTCAAggttgaaaatattaattatctTCACCTTATGATAATATAGTTAAAAAAACCATATAGTAATTAACGAATGATATTCTTATTACCAGTTTTGGCACTTAGAAATACAAGTTGCTTGCTCCCCCTGCCTGTAAATgaaggaaaagaaaaagtatAGTATCTCTTAACTAACCAAATCTAAAGAATTAGGagttttctaaatatttacaatagTAACgtatctttaaataatctgATACTCTAACCAATACAGTGAAACTAGGAGTATAATAACACAAGATCTAGGGTTGATGCACGTCCAAGAAGTTTGAcattaaatcaattgagAGAGTGAGTTAGAAAATAGcctaaataataaaacctCGCTTCCTGTTCATATAGATACCAGAGCtatttttacaaaattttcaacaaaatattttgaggATGCATAATCGAGTTCAAGTTATTAACATCAATATATGTATCAGGAATATCTAAGGTCACATACCAGATTAATAAACCAACCTGTACTTAATTCGAAAACTATTTGTGGTCATATTAGTATCCTTAGTACCGTACCCACATGttgatttttatattattgtaattatatatctacaattttataataaaatcgTTCATACAAAAATTCTCTATTATACAAGTCGagtattatcaaatatacaTAAGATAAACTATACATCACAgtcaattaattttaggCTCTTCCTTATTAACTGAATTTTGGACTGTGACATCACACATATCACCACGGCGTGATGTCTCTAATTTCATTAGTTCACGCAACAGCATAGTAGCATATGCACTGATGCCTAgctgaaattttaaaatgacAGCAACTTTATCACCACCTTTTTCTTTACTAATTCTTTGTAACTTATCCTTCATATATTTCTGaccattttcttttcctcttttattattcaaaatttctaaatcaCTGTTAATTAATTGCTGAGTGTCAGTTtcatatttgataatattatattctaattcttttggCTTGTTAATCACAACTCTATACGTACCAGCTAACGAGAAATCACGTACTTTTCTTCTCATTTCAAATGGATTCATGCCatcttttttcattaattcaacatatagttcttttaatttttcatctgTTGGGTAAATAACATCAAACCCTGGTGTTGGCAAGATCATATCATCTATCGTATATTTCCCTTGATCTATATCTTCCTGAGTGACCGCCTTAGCACGAACGAAGTCTGCTTCTCTCAAATCTTCGTCAAATTCCTCTTCCTTTTCTTCGGTAATGATTTGTTCTTCATCATTCACGACTAAATCACCGGGAACCAATTTTAAACCATATAACTCAATTCTTTTACTAGCAACAGCATTCCACACATAACTTTGATAAGCATGGACATACATAGTTCTTAAGTTTCTTggaattttcattatagCTGTATAATAAGCATTGGCAGAGTATTTCCCATCTTCACCTAACGCTTGAGACGAAAGAAAATGCAAGACAGCATTTTCAGCAAGACACTGTCTTGGCATCTTTTTTAAAGCCTCTTTAGCATCTTTAGTTTCAGCCCAAATTTTACGAGCTTCAATAGATTTTGGTTGGACATTAGTTTGCTCTGATAAAATCAATTCAACAGCATTTTCCCAATTTTCATTCAATAGTTCTTTACCAATTTCATGAGTGGAAACACTAAAAGTACCAAATCTTTGCATTccaaaataattgataaatccATTATTAGTTAATGATTTACATCCTTTATCTAAAATGTCTTCTAAGGTCATGCTGGAATCTTCATTAACTTGAACATCTCTAATAACAATTACAAACTCATTACCCTGAAGCTCACCAAGGTTTAAGCTAACATCTTCATATTTGAAACCACCTACAGTCATACCTTTCAACGTTCTATTTAAAGCATTTAATCTATCTACACTTAGTTTAGAAATTGATAATCTTTGGCAGGTAACACCTCTACGATCCTTTGTACCTGCAAATCTAATTACACGTGTTGGGAATCTTAATAGCTTGGCAATAATGTTTACCGCATCCATagtatctttattttctttatgCAATGTGAAATGTAAAAATTCCTTAGTTGGACCATATCCCCAATTTTCGACACCATTAGCATCTTTTGTTCTTTCCACCAATTCTTTCTTGTTTACTCGcgatttattattacttctagcaattttaaaactatTGCTATCTGTAGTAACAGActctaattcattattaaaagcaGCTCGTAACAAATGATGAATCTTTGTCCTTTCAGTTTTATCATCAAATGTCTTGGTAGTCTCCATTGAAACAGCTTCACGATAAACTTCTTCAATCTTAGAAACATCTTCTTCACctaataattcaacaaGCTGAGCACGAGATTCTGACTCAGGTGTAAATGAATGTCTTTTAGCTAGTTCTTCTTCAcgatttttcttattttcttcaGGGCTTTGCTTTGCTTTCTTTGGCATATTAAACCCTTTATCAGTTAGATTAACAACATTACCTTGcttatcaatttcattcACCAAAAAATCAGTGTATCTTTGTTTAATTTGACCTTTGAAACCGCAAATTTCAGGGCTTAAAAAGTAAGTGATACCAACATCAGCTTCTGAAATTCCATTATCCACAACATTTACTCTAGCCTTCTTGCTGACAGAATTCTCGACTTGAGTTTCTTCTAAGCTTCTTTTAGCAGGATTATCTTGAATTTCTGACATTTATTCTACAGGTATAAGGCGA
This DNA window, taken from Henningerozyma blattae CBS 6284 chromosome 3, complete genome, encodes the following:
- the ATG5 gene encoding Atg5p (similar to Saccharomyces cerevisiae ATG5 (YPL149W); ancestral locus Anc_8.666), with translation MNVIQNLLWQGSVNVQIIIDSELLLPGVPWQETIVNLRLPRNSYLILCIPLILKQTGKFLKLQFDSNTYIPWFEFENVPVYWNYPIGILFDTLTGLDPAQRDAKYFKSEDMIYYWKLQLGFCSITDCNQNGIIPFQSHESNQAIKKYWIHQWKQACFILNGNSKKIMSFSNNDIELFWQSILERDPVKFMDLSNKIIPKRPHRLPIVIYQILPTICISNPVVIIDNTNRNFQTVFDLMKREFPNYFLNVNNDSGTYNIAKVISNGIEIPLEMKLLEFYLNFKSMDGFLYISLSFFTQSN
- the SSP2 gene encoding Ssp2p (similar to Saccharomyces cerevisiae SSP2 (YOR242C); ancestral locus Anc_8.670), which translates into the protein MTKDDRTKKAEPASRIISFSNLIYGPPNNHVTGTRYEEGNGNGTKGPLGNGYELFGFRRFAKNYLLCKKPSSINEEKMSVNNAEANLITVRGEISDCFKLYEQERERESQSDLEGVPELLHYSVPMGQITASEYEPMTEESLNDVDTHDNSFKSKDGTTGGESREMVVVSITGIPPGTGLGSVLSQMSGGPLRRITLHTQYSYILGQERISGIDLKYFKEKDARGFMRLGSSNLFRVNGLHLRPELHGDSDVEADVDIDKCSIAQKNKNEVTEPEVSRCLLFKRFGINECLPCGEDKLMHSTHSNRSGSTEGHNNCCESVCGLKNDFKKYGTILDVTPIVSRKLCFAVHFANVASAIRAMQAFELKGTELNKKYYKRWAMWYGKDLTDKPSIEL
- the PUS7 gene encoding pseudouridine synthase PUS7 (similar to Saccharomyces cerevisiae PUS7 (YOR243C); ancestral locus Anc_8.671); this translates as MSEIQDNPAKRSLEETQVENSVSKKARVNVVDNGISEADVGITYFLSPEICGFKGQIKQRYTDFLVNEIDKQGNVVNLTDKGFNMPKKAKQSPEENKKNREEELAKRHSFTPESESRAQLVELLGEEDVSKIEEVYREAVSMETTKTFDDKTERTKIHHLLRAAFNNELESVTTDSNSFKIARSNNKSRVNKKELVERTKDANGVENWGYGPTKEFLHFTLHKENKDTMDAVNIIAKLLRFPTRVIRFAGTKDRRGVTCQRLSISKLSVDRLNALNRTLKGMTVGGFKYEDVSLNLGELQGNEFVIVIRDVQVNEDSSMTLEDILDKGCKSLTNNGFINYFGMQRFGTFSVSTHEIGKELLNENWENAVELILSEQTNVQPKSIEARKIWAETKDAKEALKKMPRQCLAENAVLHFLSSQALGEDGKYSANAYYTAIMKIPRNLRTMYVHAYQSYVWNAVASKRIELYGLKLVPGDLVVNDEEQIITEEKEEEFDEDLREADFVRAKAVTQEDIDQGKYTIDDMILPTPGFDVIYPTDEKLKELYVELMKKDGMNPFEMRRKVRDFSLAGTYRVVINKPKELEYNIIKYETDTQQLINSDLEILNNKRGKENGQKYMKDKLQRISKEKGGDKVAVILKFQLGISAYATMLLRELMKLETSRRGDMCDVTVQNSVNKEEPKIN